A stretch of Chaetodon auriga isolate fChaAug3 chromosome 21, fChaAug3.hap1, whole genome shotgun sequence DNA encodes these proteins:
- the klhl34 gene encoding kelch-like protein 34, which yields MDSYSLLYSSSQRTGLLSGFQRLRSQRKMCDVVLEAGGVSFPCHRALLASSSKYFWALFGETTAERLAGSISLPALTPEGLDAILDFLYSGWLSVSPSTLPVVLEAARYLQVEPAVSICERFIADGLNAENCCCYANLAEHHALSDALEAANQTIAMEMGTLLQESRDDLLRLNVQSLMAVLDADEIPGVKEVELIKLALDWLNENGPLPLLKSNLLLSRLRFGLVAPSDLTNLSHAHRAMATPLIRSQLTRALEYHRLGSAQPIKQSRQSTLRVSPNRVLLVGGGSSPDWPEQQMLVFDPRSRKFSSLSSSLPLRLRNHCVCSVGGFLFVIGGEEVKDGDEDGKKSVTTATSNQVWRYDPRFNHWEKVESMLERRAQFSCCVVEDVIYAIGGRHTRPNSNTLASLASVEFYDMVTGAWRRGATMPRPLYGHASAVLDNNIYVSGGVPGHQGSIHGSNHTDNQDDQRESSREVLFWDLKGRVWEKRASMSIARFSHRLATVHGHIYALLGMYEPFCDIEQYDSQSDHWTRLRPLLIGSFNYGMVSTPSGNLLVFGGRRWSDGQEVIVKSVLEYDTKKDRWREICQLPRPLTGTECTLLPLPD from the coding sequence ATGGATAGCTACTCCCTCCTCTACAGTTCCTCCCAAAGAACCGGGCTTCTCTCCGGCTTCCAGCGCTTGCGCTCTCAGAGGAAGATGTGCGATGTCGTCCTTGAGGCCGGCGGTGTATCCTTCCCCTGTCATCGCGCCCTTTTGGCCAGCTCCAGCAAGTATTTTTGGGCTCTTTTTGGAGAGACTACCGCGGAGAGATTAGCCGGCTCCATTAGCCTTCCAGCACTAACACCTGAGGGTTTAGATGCCATTCTGGACTTCCTGTATTCTGGCTGGCTCAGTGTATCGCCgtcaacacttcctgttgtcttAGAGGCAGCCAGGTACTTGCAGGTGGAGCCGGCGGTGTCAATATGCGAGCGGTTCATTGCTGATGGTTTAAATGCTGAGAATTGCTGTTGCTATGCTAACCTGGCTGAACATCACGCCCTCTCAGATGCACTTGAAGCTGCCAATCAAACCATTGCTATGGAGATGGGGACACTGCTGCAGGAAAGCAGGGATGACCTTCTCAGACTAAATGTCCAATCACTGATGGCGGTGCTCGATGCTGACGAGATACCTGGTGTCAAGGAGGTGGAGCTCATAAAGCTGGCTCTGGATTGGCTGAATGAGAACGGGCCCCTCCCTCTGCTGAAATCAAATCTTCTGCTGAGTCGCCTGCGCTTCGGATTGGTCGCCCCCTCTGACCTCACCAACCTCAGCCATGCCCACAGAGCCATGGCCACACCTCTAATCAGAAGTCAGCTGACTCGAGCGTTGGAGTACCACAGGCTGGGTTCAGCTCAGCCAatcaaacagagcagacagtcCACACTCAGAGTGTCACCCAATCGTGTGCTGCTTGTGGGTGGAGGATCCAGCCCTGATTGGCCAGAACAGCAGATGCTGGTGTTCGATCCTAGAAGCAGGAAGTTTTCTTCTCTGAGTTCTAGTCTCCCACTGCGACTGAGAAATCactgtgtgtgctcagtggGAGGTTTCCTCTTCGTGATCGGAGGAGAAGAAGTGAAAGACGGTGACGAGGATGGCAAAAAGTCTGTCACCACAGCAACATCCAACCAGGTGTGGCGCTACGATCCTCGCTTCAACCACTGGGAGAAGGTGGAGTCCATGCTGGAGAGGCGGGCGCAGTTCTCCTGCTGCGTGGTGGAGGATGTTATTTACGCCATCGGGGGTCGACACACACGACCGAACAGCAACACACTCGCCTCCTTagcttctgttgagttttacgACATGGTTACAGgagcatggaggagaggagcaacGATGCCTCGCCCCCTTTACGGCCATGCTTCTGCTGTGCTTGACAACAACATCTACGTGTCAGGTGGTGTCCCGGGCCACCAGGGCAGCATTCATGGTAGTAACCACACTGATAACCAGGAtgaccagagagagagcagcagagaagtCTTATTTTGGGACCTGAAAGGCAGAGTCTGGGAGAAGCGAGCGTCCATGTCCATCGCCAGGTTCAGCCACCGCCTTGCAACCGTCCACGGCCACATCTACGCCCTGTTGGGAATGTACGAGCCTTTCTGCGATATTGAACAGTACGATTCACAGTCAGACCACTGGACCCGCCTTCGACCGCTTCTCATTGGCTCCTTCAACTACGGAATGGTGTCAACGCCGTCTGGGAATCTGCTGGTGTTTGGAGGGAGACGATGGAGCGACGGACAGGAAGTGATAGTGAAGAGTGTGTTGGAGTACGATACAAAGAAAGATCGCTGGAGAGAGATCTGCCAGCTCCCCAGACCTCTCACCGGGACTGAGTGCACTCTCCTGCCCCTGCCTGACTAA